The Centropristis striata isolate RG_2023a ecotype Rhode Island chromosome 1, C.striata_1.0, whole genome shotgun sequence nucleotide sequence AGGTATCAGTGTGAAACAAAGTTGAACAGTCAAATGGCTAGTAAACGTTAATTTATCTGAATGTTGTATAGGCATCAAACAGTGGTGCTCAGGGAGAAATAGAGGAGGACAGCAGACAAAATGCTCCTGTAAGACAGgcagctgctgaaacaacaggtgaggtggaaacagagaagtttagactttaaatttaaaaaaacaagagtgggtaaagtattttaattttgatttgtctgtggctgtttgcggttttgttattgtttttatggttttttttttggtcttgtaCTGTAGGATAGGCCTACTGTTTCTCAAGCAATACTTTCCATAAATGGGCCCGAACCCAAGGAGGTCCCTTATGAGAAGGCacttgagttgtttttcaggaagCCAAGAAAAATGAGAAGTTCTGATAGGGCATGCAAGCCATGCatatttgtgttaatatattttattgttacattttttttttttacccaaaaaGTTAGAACGGGTTATTGGTTGAGGTAGGTCTTAAGtttattatttgaaataaaaacctcttCAATCTAAAGATTGAACTCGTTGGGGTGAGGAATGAAACCAGGCAGGGTtctggtaaaaatgtttttagttgtcTTCTCTTAAAGAACTTACTTTTAAAGAACTGACTGAATAATTCCAAATGCTGTAGCTTTATAGTGTCTCAGCAGGTGACTCTGAAGAACAATAGATACAGGTTTTTTCATATGGCAGCTTCAGAAAGTGTTGAACGCCACCCGCTGCATCCACCCAATGACCGACTCCACGACACCCCACCGGTGTCAGTGGACCACCACACATTGCTAcctggtctgtgggaaacactgtatatatatatatatatatatatatatatgcatgagcagaaaaatctctaaaatggttcaagtaaaagccaaattaaaaaggcaagtcttaacccataagaacccagacccagttatcctaaaaggaaaattataggGGTTATACCACAGagcaagtggaccacatagaacacatttctgatgtaaaaaaaaaaaaaaactatcccTAAATgacaaagatctgtgatgtgacataaatgttacatagggcgtttatggtattcaTGTTTATaatagttctttttttaaaaaaaacaagacattttctgcttacagaaacacaaatttgcctttttctttgcatctccacaacatttatcaaaattgtgacatttacatggctgtttaacaacaaattatttttcagatttgtttttatgtaggctaacaaaataataatcagaaaaaaataaaaacaaataacaatttgcctttttgtttgcatctccataatttatatcaaaattgtgactttaatttgttcaggaaatatggtcagaacaagttaaatgcaatacaggacaccctattaatggattagaattgttaaatgggtttaaacttagccttgtaacaaaaaaataagctttttgaaattagatactttttcacacttctgtttccagtcacatccatattttggagaagtcacttcttgtcaaagtcaaagtcactgtcaccacaccagggtgttgagtatgcattgcttagggatttaatgatttaatgtgaagcataaaggtGAATATGGGaaattctagaagatttaaagtgtttgttacacgggtgtcaccatgggttcttatgggttaagtttgctcttaaaaatatgaaaatggacAGTTTTTCCCCCCCCATTTTGGTCTGTTGCTTAACACATGGCCATTGGGGGGCAGCAGTGTGCCACCTAGACGCAGCGTGGTCTGGCAGAATTAAAGACGGCGAAGAAGAATAAAATTACGTACTTCCTGTAGCCCAGCCGCCACCGCCGGGTCATGTTGGTGTTCTCAGAGAAGAAAGGAATCAAACTTTAGCTGACAGGCAAGATTAAAGCGCTTGAGCCAACACGGGAACAAAGCGACAGCGAAGTGCCGAGTGACTCGTTAACCTTTATTCACGTAACTTGAGAGAAAAGCTCATTGGGTTTTCAGGTCGCGTTGCCTCAGAAGATACCGCTATGGCCAAGGTACAAGTGTTAAATGTTGCTGTGCTGGACAACCCGAGCCCATTTGGAAATCCGTTTCAGTTTGAAATAACGTTTGAATGCATGGAGGATTTGCCGGAAGGTGAGTATTGTTTTCAGCTAACTTGCAATGCCCATTATCTTACTCTTTGTGATATGTTAGCTATTAGCTACCTGTCTGGGCGCATTCTGCCTCCGTATTAACTTTGCAGATAGACGGGGTGCGTCGCAAGTAATTGATAAGTACGCTGTTTTCGACGATATGTCAATATCAGTTGTCTTTGTGGCTAAGTTGGTGATATTTCATTTGACAAGCTGTTGAAAATTGGCGCTGGCGCGTTTGTGCTCAATGCCCCGCCTTCTGCCTGCACTGATTGGTTCGTTGACGTTCTTCGGAGTTTTTTCCTGGGAGCTGATTGGCTATTAACGTTATGTTACTGTAGCAACAGACAAGCTTAACGAGTTGCCGCGAACTCCGGACAGAGACAACAAGGAAGCAATGTATGAACATATTAAGCGCCACCATCGACCCATTTAACTTAATTAATCGAGGGAACTTTTGAGATAatcatatacatataataaactTAGTGGTTGaagagattaaattaaatcagtTTCGTGACTgaaactgataaaaacagtgCACACCGTCGGTATCGGCCGTTGtcattagggcccgagcactaACAATGCGAGGAACCTATTAAAATTGGTTTGTCTATTATTTTCCCCCCCAATCTAACGCCTTTTGGGGGGCTTTATCGTATTTTTTAACTTGATATTTGGCCATCAGTGGAGCAAAATTTTtatgatttagtttttatttttttaaagatttttttgtggcatttttcaGTTCAGCACTGTGTAGGgcttatcttgtttttgttggaTACAGTTTTAAAGAAGTCTGAATGTCTCAATTATTTTTCAAGTTTCACTGTTGCATGTGTGTGATGTCAGATCTGGAGTGGAAGATCATCTATGTGGGTTCAGCTGAGAGCGAAGAATACGACCAGGTTCTGGACTCTGTTCTAGTTGGCCCTGTACCAGCTGGCAGAcacatgtttgtgtttcaggtaAGTAAACTGTTGTCATGTTAACTGTCATTTCATACAGCTAGATCACAGATCCCATTCATTACTAAGACtcgggttgcaaaggggtggaacatttccagaaactttccataggaagctaagctggggaattttggagaTATTCAAAATccatgacatttcaacatttatttgtaagtggaactttatcaagttttaataattttattgaacaacaaaaacatgaacattgagttaaatattactcctCCCACTTGACCTTAAACAttcaaaaataaactaaaatgacCGCTCCGCTTCCCCACCacctgcactaaaaaaaaatccagaagtcccattcaacatgtgATGCAACAATGCACAGTGCGTGTAGGGCGCGTGGCCTcagtagccctgcagtaagcagtgtgctatgtgACTGTGATTGAGAAATAGTagttattaaaatgtacttgcatgaaatcttgTTTTTCTAGTCAAGaatatgctaaatataaataaaacaaattcccATAAAACGTTTCCAACTTggaaaattcacagaattttgCATCCCAAATTAGGACTAAAAAGTAAAGACATATGGGTAAATGTATTTGATTTCCCTGGTTAATTTTTGCTTGGTGCTGATAACTgataacttttttgttttggtttcttcCTGTTTGCATTCCTGTTTGCCTTTTCAGGCTGATGCTCCTAACACAGGGCTGATTCCAGAGAGTGATGCCGTAGGAGTGACTGTAGTCCTTATAACCTGCACCTACCGTGGACAGGAGTTCATCCGCATCGGTTACTATGTCAACAATGAATACACGGACCCTGAACTACGGGAAAACCCACCTCTTAAACCAGACTACACTAAGGTAACACATGCATTTAGAGATGGCAGTCAGTGATATCTGTCATCAGTAGAAGTGTAGGGGGCCTGCTTGCAACAATCTTGCCTGAATCACAACAGATCTTTGTCtcatttttgtataattaaaaaaatcctgCAATACTTGTGCACCAGAAAGCTTAAACATGCAGTACAATACATTGTTGTTCTTTCGAAAAGGGTTGAATTAAACATGCACTGTCTTCTACTGCCCTCTGGTGCTCTGAAATTAGAAGTTACAGAAGTTAGGGCTGCAGTGGCATCAAGAGAGAAGTCTGACACAAACCTTTTAGAGTAAATGTATATcaaccttttcttttctttttttggttgtagtAGGAGGAAACTGAATGTCATTTAGTTTGTACTGTTGGTTAGACAAAATTAGGAATTTGAAGATTCTTTACTTTTCTTGACATTTAAAAGATGACTGATAAATCATATATAGTAACTGGTTAAGTTGATGATAATGATCACCAGTGACACCACTCGGGCATTGACAGAGTTTTGAAGTGTGATAACCTACAATAGAGACATGTGCCTCTTAAGTCCAACACTCCTTTTAAGCAGGCATTTGTTTCGCAAGCTTTGACCTAACAAAATAATTGGCCTGCTCAACTCAAAAAGCTTTAGAGTCTAAGGGATGCTGACCCCAAAATTATACAACTAGCAAATTAAGTGGTCAGCACGAACAAATAGCCATATTGGAGTTGGGTTGATTTCTGGTTCTTCAGGTTTGATTTGGTGTACAAGCCTAAACCAGTTTGATTTCATTTAAGCAGGCTCAACCATCATTTGCCATCATGCCTCAAATTGAGTATTCTATGTAAGCGACCTGTGCCGACAGTGTCACAGCCTTAAATTTCGACTTTCTTTTTAAGTGTTTCAAAAACTTAAAGTTAACTTGGGCGAGCAGCAAAGGTATATTGACGGCAGGCAAAGTATATCTTGCGaaccatttttcattttattctgaCAAGACATGACTGAGTTTGTatcaaagaaaactaaaacgGCACCAatatggaaacattttggaTTAAAGAGGTGATTTTCACTTACTGCTTCCACTTCTTGTGTGTACTGGCAGTTGGCAAACAAGCCAATGGGTGCATTACTGCCACTAAGGTGAGTGAAGTCACtacacattcattgtttttcagCCCTTGACTTTCAAGAAACGCTGAACAATAAgtggtaaacaacaacaactaaaaggGCAACGTGGAGTATATTTCagtgtatttaattaaaataatatacttTATTGTAGTAGATACCTGTTCTACACAAGTACAAAAGAGCTGTAAAGTGAAACATATACTGGCATTAGTTAGCTAATGCATCGTTTTTCCTCCGTTTTATTTATAAGCTATATGCAGAGGCTGCACTGCTGAGAGTTCAGTTGTGTGTACACTTGCCAAAAAGCATCAGGTTGTTAATGTCAGCcatgcttttttgttgttgtagttgttgtcTTCCACACAGAACTTGTATTAAGAAAATGAATGAAGCAGTGGGAAATAGTTACTGGATGGAACTCCAGTTCTATGAATATAGGCGTAGTCCTCTAACTGCTGTcagtaattaattttatttaatggtGTACGTTTATAAGATAGGAGTATTAAATCCTTGAACAGAAAATATCTGTGATCCATTTGTGGACTATGGACAATCATGCGATTAACCCCAATGGCAGCCCTAGTTTgcattcaaaaacaacaacatatggtCTTAGCCACAGAAGGTATTGTTTAAAAACTGCTTGGGAGCTGAAGCTgctgacaaaatgtttttatcttgttgaaATATCAGGTTTAGATAATTATTTAGCTTATAATGTAGACATAAACAACTCTACTATTACTGTTTTTTAGCTCTTTAGAGAAGCCTGATGAAATGAGTACTATATGACAAATCAGGAGCTTCAAATTAAGCCAGTGGAACAGAAACCATTTTGAACGTGTCCGTAACTTTGACGAGAACCTCTGTGAGCCactcttaatttaataatattttaatgatttatctGTCGAGAGAAACAATCCTTGTGATGCTATCAAGGTGGCCccatattaattatatattgatACGATCCAAAAACAATATACTTTTGTTACAAACCGATTCGAATCGATACAGTCTAAGAACGATAGTTTTATTTGATTCTacggttaatatttgttgtCGATACTTGTGagtgtgtcactcacaagtcaaaaatctgttttattgtgggtctgaacaacgaaaagaccacaaacatatttctacatttataataaacgAAAAGAAAGATCGTTCTAGaagcttttttgtcattttcatttggtcccacgtgaggctgatcattcctgagtgtagctttgatctgagtgacatttacattttcccttaatcatctaacctaatgaAACATTGGctggtgttcagcggacacaatcatgttctgggatattaaataatgaatttatcgCCAGGATAGTCTATATACAGATGCAAATAATaggcaaataaataatataatcgCATTCCTGTGTCCCTGAGCAGGACActgttcacagtataaatacacagtgcaggttgttattcatgtgcaggtgtttgttaaacagtgAAAACACTTATCATTATTAGTGCATGTGTACAGCTGTTAAtgccgactgacagctgatccagctgtgatccgctgccgtcattagaaacgaaCATCGCTTCACATGCGTTTTTGGAGGGAAGGACGTCTCGTGTCTCttaaaacattttctgcaaGTGCACGCCGCAACTGAGGGAAGCGGGGATGCAAAATAAGAGACTTGGGAGAGACTGGAGAGACCCATGGAGTTGTGCGAGAACCGTTTCGCGAGCAGCTTCAGCTCTAGCGTTGttttagagacgctgacgcaaactgtaagtgtgtgaagCCGCCAACAGATTCAAAGTCTTGCAATACCCAATCCATGACTCTCCAACCGATTCATCTAGGAATTCATGGCTGATTTGTATCTCACTCGTTAAGCTGAATATCCGGTCGCAATTAGTACAGCGTTCTAATGGAAAGTGTTTGACAAATGAGGGTGTTGGGTGTTTACCGGGCACAGAGGGTCGAATGAAAAGACAAACTATAACC carries:
- the asf1bb gene encoding histone chaperone asf1b-B: MAKVQVLNVAVLDNPSPFGNPFQFEITFECMEDLPEDLEWKIIYVGSAESEEYDQVLDSVLVGPVPAGRHMFVFQADAPNTGLIPESDAVGVTVVLITCTYRGQEFIRIGYYVNNEYTDPELRENPPLKPDYTKLLRNILASNPRVTRFHINWDGSADKMEDSENVDPSPNISGMLPPSCIPGKMPPLGLMPDNSMDCM